The following are encoded together in the Citrus sinensis cultivar Valencia sweet orange chromosome 1, DVS_A1.0, whole genome shotgun sequence genome:
- the LOC102620902 gene encoding protein CONTINUOUS VASCULAR RING 1, which yields MGDDKSTIVMASRERDRDRELLIPVADSGDESSKPSSSSSSSHHAGRETFSKVVRSWASKKFMTGCVILFPIAVTFYITWWFIHFVDGFFSPIYAQLGIDIFGLGFITSVTFIFLIGVFMSSWLGASVLSLGEWFIKRMPFVRHIYNASKQISAAISPDQNTQAFKEVAIIRHPRIGEYAFGFITSSVVLQNYSGEEELCCVYVPTNHLYIGDIFLINTKDVIRPNLSVREGIEIVVSGGMSMPQILSTLETRMPLDGSRPDRR from the exons ATGGGCGATGACAAATCGACGATCGTGATGGCTAGTAGGGAGAGAGATAGAGATCGAGAATTGCTAATTCCGGTAGCTGACTCTGGGGACGAATCTTCCAAACCGTCATCCTCTTCGTCCTCTTCGCATCATGCTGGACGCGAG ACATTTTCCAAAGTTGTTAGGAGTTGGGCTTCGAAAAAGTTCATGACAGGATG TGTCATCCTGTTTCCAATAGCAGTTACTTTTTATATAACTTGGTGGTTTATTCACTTTGTGGATGGATTCTTCTCTCCAATTTATGCTCAACTTGGAATTGATATATTCG GTCTTGGGTTTATAACTTCAGTGACATTCATCTTCTTGATTGGGGTGTTCATGTCATCATGGTTGGGAGCATCTGTCCTCAGTCTTGGTGAGTGGTTTATCAAACGGATGCCATTTGTCCGTCATATCTACAATGCCTCTAAGCAAATTAGTGCTGCCATATCACCAG ATCAAAACACACAGGCCTTTAAGGAAGTAGCAATTATAAGGCATCCACGTATTGGTGAATATGCGTTTGGGTTCATCACATCATCCGTTGTTCTCCAG AACTATTCTGGAGAGGAGGAATTATGTTGTGTCTATGTTCCCACGAACCATCTGTATATTGGCGATATCTTCCTCATTAATACCAAGGATGTGATCAGACCAAATCTATCTGTCCGAGAAGGAATTG AAATTGTTGTTTCTGGCGGCATGTCGATGCCCCAGATCCTGTCAACTCTGGAAACCCGCATGCCACTGGATGGAAGTAGACCCGACAGAAGATGA
- the LOC102621186 gene encoding uncharacterized protein LOC102621186, protein MLEGKASIKETDMPVKMQVQAMASASQALDLYDVVDSISIATHIKKEFDKIYGGGWQCVVGSNFGCYFTHKHGTFIYFSLETLNFLIFKAAITPSS, encoded by the exons ATGTTGGAGGGAAAAGCTTCGATAAAAGAGACAGACATGCCCGTGAAGATGCAGGTCCAAGCCATGGCCTCAGCTTCGCAAGCACTTGATCTCTACGATGTTGTTGATTCCATTTCCATTGCTACCCACATCAAAAAg gaatttgacaaGATATATGGAGGTGGATGGCAATGTGTGGTGGGTTCCAACTTCGGTTGTTATTTCACTCATAAGCACGGCACTTTCATCTATTTCTCTCTCGAGACTCTCAATTTCCTCATCTTCAAGGCCGCCATAACCCCTTCTTCTTGA
- the LOC102621477 gene encoding uncharacterized protein LOC102621477 isoform X3, with amino-acid sequence MYQDGLRSVVYRSFVTCDDPKGVVECGTIRKSKSSSQKLEHKIKSQRAKRMSDSSCTSKAEKKEKMVSKGITEQFQSPSSLQLLEVSRGAQKLNHTIDSFSTRKSYDGRSKDVAHDLLKGALDLQESLMMFSKLQEASKYKACLKKKQNREQSDRGRSEEVGIQRTNSCPFEERSYQMGFQKPRFSADGSSGDCYDELRNCIRDGLARQNLLPKQHTKEKIGFHQRYSDSASEIASTSSSQSSFSHTNNYSSTDSPLSSTTSEKKAKGPNLIAKLMGLEEIPSKPLQNQLKNEKISSPQRPMFDMDMRKIRKPQPVGQYEKPEQRTLKEILDTMHFTGLMKSKSVKEFNSYPHYSSDSPTKQRLSSNTPPIVLIKPLRGQFHEAGEPFAPVFEEKDVQNTKMLRKLKVKEDFLSETADPKEKVSMPGKMNRNADTEESSIKRFSKEEEAKERKKVAEKPEEVKIKEKGGNKKNVSVHVTHQSPKKEVIEKKAGKNSKTVVTIRKSIKKEIEKSKSVSRTQDQTKASAKKVRKPDNGSNVTKNRTHQQQNSTQNTMSNHTKQTINHTGSAAHILSDRERNLIKREKRADEPTAAKLETENVGCKEDEKRVDFASDVDSGPIKNNDRSADQPQAEQEIDSSELQIGEPCSTSQTSLSDDAILLTPKWVTGEEVDEECKSLKGGIDLKLLLSTHPAFLSQAEVLFDLNVNCPTSLQTSRIDDFVGTDETLYVDCANELIKRMSLPDSKMVHPLLLNWLKNPRICISLDQLLAEVYNGVEILKSFSKLSGENLSADSLYAILEKDISCKAVVSGVWDLGWRNGFSAHNSEQVVIDIEKQLFSRLIDEIFT; translated from the exons ATGTATCAAGACGGTTTGAGATCGGTTGTCTACAGATCATTTGTCACTTGTGATGATCCCAAAGGCGTTGTAGAATGTGGGACAATCAGAAAATCCAAAAGCAGCTCCCAAAAATTGGAGCATAAGATCAAAAGCCAAAGGGCAAAGAGGATGTCAGATTCATCTTGCACATCTAAGGCagagaagaaggaaaagatgGTGTCCAAAGGAATCACAGAGCAGTTTCAAAGCCCGTCGTCTCTTCAGCTTTTGGAGGTCTCGAGAGGAGCTCAGAAGCTAAATCACACGATTGATTCATTTTCCACAAGGAAAAGCTATGATGGACGGTCTAAAGATGTTGCACACGATTTGCTCAAAGGAGCACTTGATCTGCAGGAGTCTCTAATGATGTTCAGCAAGTTGCAAGAAGCTTCCAAGTATAAGGCGtgcttgaagaagaaacagAATAGGGAGCAGTCTGACAGAGGGAGGAGTGAAGAAGTGGGTATTCAGCGGACAAATTCATGTCCATTTGAGGAACGGAGTTATCAGATGGGATTTCAAAAGCCTCGGTTTTCTGCTGATGGGTCGTCGGGGGATTGCTATGATGAGCTTAGGAACTGTATCAGAGATGGACTTGCTAGGCAGAATCTACTGCCAAAACAACATACTAAGGAAAAGATAGGCTTTCATCAAAGGTACTCAGACTCAGCTTCAGAAATTGCCTCCACAAGCTCAAGCCAATCTTCTTTTAGTCATACCAACAACTATAGTTCCACTGACTCCCCTCTTTCATCAACAACTTCTGAGAAGAAGGCAAAAGGCCCAAATTTGATTGCCAAGCTCATGGGTCTAGAGGAAATTCCCTCAAAGCCATTGCAGAATCAGTTGAAGAATGAGAAAATTTCTAGTCCGCAGAGACCTATGTTTGACATGGATATGCGAAAGATAAGAAAGCCTCAACCAGTTGGCCAGTATGAAAAGCCAGAGCAGAGGACACTGAAGGAGATTCTTGACACCATGCATTTTACAGGACTTATGAAAAGCAAATCTGTTAAAGAGTTCAATTCTTACCCGCATTATTCCAGTGATTCCCCTACAAAGCAGAGATTGAGTAGCAATACCCCACCTATTGTACTCATCAAACCTCTACGTGGTCAATTCCATGAAGCAGGAGAGCCTTTTGCACCAGTCTTTGAGGAAAAGGATGtccaaaacacaaaaatgCTAAGAAAACTGAAAGTAAAAGAGGATTTTCTGTCCGAAACAGCTGATCCGAAAGAAAAAGTTTCAATGCCTGGCAAAATGAATAGAAATGCAGACACAGAAGAGAGTTCAATCAAGAGGTTTAGCAAGGAAGAAGAAGCGAAGGAAAGGAAGAAAGTAGCTGAGAAACCAGAAGAAGTCAAGATCAAAGAAAAGGGTGGTAACAAGAAGAATGTTTCTGTTCATGTTACTCACCAGTCACCGAAAAAAGAGGTAATAGAGAAGAAAGCTGGTAAGAATTCAAAGACAGTAGTCACAATCAGGAAGTCGATAAAAAAGGAGATTGAGAAATCTAAAAGTGTGTCAAGGACTCAAGATCAGACCAAGGCATCTGCAAAAAAGGTCAGAAAGCCTGATAATGGATCAAATGTTACAAAGAATCGCACTCACCAGCAACAAAACAGTACCCAGAATACCATGTCAAATCACACGAAACAAACTATAAATCATACTGGTTCAGCAGCACATATTTTGAGTGATCGGGAAAGGAACCTAATAAAGAGGGAAAAGCGAGCTGATGAGCCTACAGCAGCTAAATTAGAG ACAGAGAATGTAGGGTgcaaagaagatgaaaagagGGTGGATTTTGCAAGTGATGTTGACTCTGgtccaattaaaaataatgatagaaGTGCTGATCAACCACAGGCAGAGCAAGAAATAGACTCCTCTGAGTTGCAGATTGGAG AACCTTGCAGTACCAGCCAGACTTCTCTTTCTGATGATGCTATCCTGCTGACACCCAAATGGGTGACCGGTGAAGAAGTTGATGAGGAGTGCAAAAGTTTGAAGGGTGGAATTGATCTGAAATTGTTGCTTTCAACCCATCCAGCATTTCTCAGTCAAGCAGAAGTGCTTTTTGATCTCAATGTTAACTGTCCCACCAGTTTACAAACATCAAGGATCGATGATTTTGTTGGTACTGACGAGACACTCTACGTGGATTGTGCAAATGAACTCATTAAGCGAATGAGCCTTCCAGATTCAAAAATGGTTCACCCTCTGTTATTAAACTGGCTGAAAAATCCAAGAATCTGCATCTCATTAGACCAGCTGTTGGCGGAAGTATACAATGGAGTCGAGATTCTGAAAAGCTTCAGTAAACTTTCTGGCGAGAACCTTTCTGCCGATAGTCTTTATGCAATATTGGAGAAAGATATAAGCTGCAAAGCAGTAGTGAGTGGGGTGTGGGATTTGGGTTGGAGGAATGGATTTTCAGCACACAACTCCGAACAAGTTGTGATTGACATAGAGAAGCAACTCTTCAGTAGGTtgattgatgaaatttttacATAA
- the LOC102621477 gene encoding uncharacterized protein LOC102621477 isoform X1, translating into MHRLLSFCGSGLPAFPFLGEAGITFSLTSPRIFPCFLGSMLRNDKLELQNMYQDGLRSVVYRSFVTCDDPKGVVECGTIRKSKSSSQKLEHKIKSQRAKRMSDSSCTSKAEKKEKMVSKGITEQFQSPSSLQLLEVSRGAQKLNHTIDSFSTRKSYDGRSKDVAHDLLKGALDLQESLMMFSKLQEASKYKACLKKKQNREQSDRGRSEEVGIQRTNSCPFEERSYQMGFQKPRFSADGSSGDCYDELRNCIRDGLARQNLLPKQHTKEKIGFHQRYSDSASEIASTSSSQSSFSHTNNYSSTDSPLSSTTSEKKAKGPNLIAKLMGLEEIPSKPLQNQLKNEKISSPQRPMFDMDMRKIRKPQPVGQYEKPEQRTLKEILDTMHFTGLMKSKSVKEFNSYPHYSSDSPTKQRLSSNTPPIVLIKPLRGQFHEAGEPFAPVFEEKDVQNTKMLRKLKVKEDFLSETADPKEKVSMPGKMNRNADTEESSIKRFSKEEEAKERKKVAEKPEEVKIKEKGGNKKNVSVHVTHQSPKKEVIEKKAGKNSKTVVTIRKSIKKEIEKSKSVSRTQDQTKASAKKVRKPDNGSNVTKNRTHQQQNSTQNTMSNHTKQTINHTGSAAHILSDRERNLIKREKRADEPTAAKLETENVGCKEDEKRVDFASDVDSGPIKNNDRSADQPQAEQEIDSSELQIGEPCSTSQTSLSDDAILLTPKWVTGEEVDEECKSLKGGIDLKLLLSTHPAFLSQAEVLFDLNVNCPTSLQTSRIDDFVGTDETLYVDCANELIKRMSLPDSKMVHPLLLNWLKNPRICISLDQLLAEVYNGVEILKSFSKLSGENLSADSLYAILEKDISCKAVVSGVWDLGWRNGFSAHNSEQVVIDIEKQLFSRLIDEIFT; encoded by the exons ATGCACCGACTCCTTTCATTTTGTGGATCTGGCCTCCCTGCTTTCCCATTTCTAGGTGAAGCTGGCATAACATTTTCTCTTACTTCTCCAAGAATATTTCCATG CTTTCTTGGATCAATGCTGAGAAACGACAAGCTAGAATTACAg AATATGTATCAAGACGGTTTGAGATCGGTTGTCTACAGATCATTTGTCACTTGTGATGATCCCAAAGGCGTTGTAGAATGTGGGACAATCAGAAAATCCAAAAGCAGCTCCCAAAAATTGGAGCATAAGATCAAAAGCCAAAGGGCAAAGAGGATGTCAGATTCATCTTGCACATCTAAGGCagagaagaaggaaaagatgGTGTCCAAAGGAATCACAGAGCAGTTTCAAAGCCCGTCGTCTCTTCAGCTTTTGGAGGTCTCGAGAGGAGCTCAGAAGCTAAATCACACGATTGATTCATTTTCCACAAGGAAAAGCTATGATGGACGGTCTAAAGATGTTGCACACGATTTGCTCAAAGGAGCACTTGATCTGCAGGAGTCTCTAATGATGTTCAGCAAGTTGCAAGAAGCTTCCAAGTATAAGGCGtgcttgaagaagaaacagAATAGGGAGCAGTCTGACAGAGGGAGGAGTGAAGAAGTGGGTATTCAGCGGACAAATTCATGTCCATTTGAGGAACGGAGTTATCAGATGGGATTTCAAAAGCCTCGGTTTTCTGCTGATGGGTCGTCGGGGGATTGCTATGATGAGCTTAGGAACTGTATCAGAGATGGACTTGCTAGGCAGAATCTACTGCCAAAACAACATACTAAGGAAAAGATAGGCTTTCATCAAAGGTACTCAGACTCAGCTTCAGAAATTGCCTCCACAAGCTCAAGCCAATCTTCTTTTAGTCATACCAACAACTATAGTTCCACTGACTCCCCTCTTTCATCAACAACTTCTGAGAAGAAGGCAAAAGGCCCAAATTTGATTGCCAAGCTCATGGGTCTAGAGGAAATTCCCTCAAAGCCATTGCAGAATCAGTTGAAGAATGAGAAAATTTCTAGTCCGCAGAGACCTATGTTTGACATGGATATGCGAAAGATAAGAAAGCCTCAACCAGTTGGCCAGTATGAAAAGCCAGAGCAGAGGACACTGAAGGAGATTCTTGACACCATGCATTTTACAGGACTTATGAAAAGCAAATCTGTTAAAGAGTTCAATTCTTACCCGCATTATTCCAGTGATTCCCCTACAAAGCAGAGATTGAGTAGCAATACCCCACCTATTGTACTCATCAAACCTCTACGTGGTCAATTCCATGAAGCAGGAGAGCCTTTTGCACCAGTCTTTGAGGAAAAGGATGtccaaaacacaaaaatgCTAAGAAAACTGAAAGTAAAAGAGGATTTTCTGTCCGAAACAGCTGATCCGAAAGAAAAAGTTTCAATGCCTGGCAAAATGAATAGAAATGCAGACACAGAAGAGAGTTCAATCAAGAGGTTTAGCAAGGAAGAAGAAGCGAAGGAAAGGAAGAAAGTAGCTGAGAAACCAGAAGAAGTCAAGATCAAAGAAAAGGGTGGTAACAAGAAGAATGTTTCTGTTCATGTTACTCACCAGTCACCGAAAAAAGAGGTAATAGAGAAGAAAGCTGGTAAGAATTCAAAGACAGTAGTCACAATCAGGAAGTCGATAAAAAAGGAGATTGAGAAATCTAAAAGTGTGTCAAGGACTCAAGATCAGACCAAGGCATCTGCAAAAAAGGTCAGAAAGCCTGATAATGGATCAAATGTTACAAAGAATCGCACTCACCAGCAACAAAACAGTACCCAGAATACCATGTCAAATCACACGAAACAAACTATAAATCATACTGGTTCAGCAGCACATATTTTGAGTGATCGGGAAAGGAACCTAATAAAGAGGGAAAAGCGAGCTGATGAGCCTACAGCAGCTAAATTAGAG ACAGAGAATGTAGGGTgcaaagaagatgaaaagagGGTGGATTTTGCAAGTGATGTTGACTCTGgtccaattaaaaataatgatagaaGTGCTGATCAACCACAGGCAGAGCAAGAAATAGACTCCTCTGAGTTGCAGATTGGAG AACCTTGCAGTACCAGCCAGACTTCTCTTTCTGATGATGCTATCCTGCTGACACCCAAATGGGTGACCGGTGAAGAAGTTGATGAGGAGTGCAAAAGTTTGAAGGGTGGAATTGATCTGAAATTGTTGCTTTCAACCCATCCAGCATTTCTCAGTCAAGCAGAAGTGCTTTTTGATCTCAATGTTAACTGTCCCACCAGTTTACAAACATCAAGGATCGATGATTTTGTTGGTACTGACGAGACACTCTACGTGGATTGTGCAAATGAACTCATTAAGCGAATGAGCCTTCCAGATTCAAAAATGGTTCACCCTCTGTTATTAAACTGGCTGAAAAATCCAAGAATCTGCATCTCATTAGACCAGCTGTTGGCGGAAGTATACAATGGAGTCGAGATTCTGAAAAGCTTCAGTAAACTTTCTGGCGAGAACCTTTCTGCCGATAGTCTTTATGCAATATTGGAGAAAGATATAAGCTGCAAAGCAGTAGTGAGTGGGGTGTGGGATTTGGGTTGGAGGAATGGATTTTCAGCACACAACTCCGAACAAGTTGTGATTGACATAGAGAAGCAACTCTTCAGTAGGTtgattgatgaaatttttacATAA
- the LOC102621477 gene encoding uncharacterized protein LOC102621477 isoform X2, protein MLRNDKLELQNMYQDGLRSVVYRSFVTCDDPKGVVECGTIRKSKSSSQKLEHKIKSQRAKRMSDSSCTSKAEKKEKMVSKGITEQFQSPSSLQLLEVSRGAQKLNHTIDSFSTRKSYDGRSKDVAHDLLKGALDLQESLMMFSKLQEASKYKACLKKKQNREQSDRGRSEEVGIQRTNSCPFEERSYQMGFQKPRFSADGSSGDCYDELRNCIRDGLARQNLLPKQHTKEKIGFHQRYSDSASEIASTSSSQSSFSHTNNYSSTDSPLSSTTSEKKAKGPNLIAKLMGLEEIPSKPLQNQLKNEKISSPQRPMFDMDMRKIRKPQPVGQYEKPEQRTLKEILDTMHFTGLMKSKSVKEFNSYPHYSSDSPTKQRLSSNTPPIVLIKPLRGQFHEAGEPFAPVFEEKDVQNTKMLRKLKVKEDFLSETADPKEKVSMPGKMNRNADTEESSIKRFSKEEEAKERKKVAEKPEEVKIKEKGGNKKNVSVHVTHQSPKKEVIEKKAGKNSKTVVTIRKSIKKEIEKSKSVSRTQDQTKASAKKVRKPDNGSNVTKNRTHQQQNSTQNTMSNHTKQTINHTGSAAHILSDRERNLIKREKRADEPTAAKLETENVGCKEDEKRVDFASDVDSGPIKNNDRSADQPQAEQEIDSSELQIGEPCSTSQTSLSDDAILLTPKWVTGEEVDEECKSLKGGIDLKLLLSTHPAFLSQAEVLFDLNVNCPTSLQTSRIDDFVGTDETLYVDCANELIKRMSLPDSKMVHPLLLNWLKNPRICISLDQLLAEVYNGVEILKSFSKLSGENLSADSLYAILEKDISCKAVVSGVWDLGWRNGFSAHNSEQVVIDIEKQLFSRLIDEIFT, encoded by the exons ATGCTGAGAAACGACAAGCTAGAATTACAg AATATGTATCAAGACGGTTTGAGATCGGTTGTCTACAGATCATTTGTCACTTGTGATGATCCCAAAGGCGTTGTAGAATGTGGGACAATCAGAAAATCCAAAAGCAGCTCCCAAAAATTGGAGCATAAGATCAAAAGCCAAAGGGCAAAGAGGATGTCAGATTCATCTTGCACATCTAAGGCagagaagaaggaaaagatgGTGTCCAAAGGAATCACAGAGCAGTTTCAAAGCCCGTCGTCTCTTCAGCTTTTGGAGGTCTCGAGAGGAGCTCAGAAGCTAAATCACACGATTGATTCATTTTCCACAAGGAAAAGCTATGATGGACGGTCTAAAGATGTTGCACACGATTTGCTCAAAGGAGCACTTGATCTGCAGGAGTCTCTAATGATGTTCAGCAAGTTGCAAGAAGCTTCCAAGTATAAGGCGtgcttgaagaagaaacagAATAGGGAGCAGTCTGACAGAGGGAGGAGTGAAGAAGTGGGTATTCAGCGGACAAATTCATGTCCATTTGAGGAACGGAGTTATCAGATGGGATTTCAAAAGCCTCGGTTTTCTGCTGATGGGTCGTCGGGGGATTGCTATGATGAGCTTAGGAACTGTATCAGAGATGGACTTGCTAGGCAGAATCTACTGCCAAAACAACATACTAAGGAAAAGATAGGCTTTCATCAAAGGTACTCAGACTCAGCTTCAGAAATTGCCTCCACAAGCTCAAGCCAATCTTCTTTTAGTCATACCAACAACTATAGTTCCACTGACTCCCCTCTTTCATCAACAACTTCTGAGAAGAAGGCAAAAGGCCCAAATTTGATTGCCAAGCTCATGGGTCTAGAGGAAATTCCCTCAAAGCCATTGCAGAATCAGTTGAAGAATGAGAAAATTTCTAGTCCGCAGAGACCTATGTTTGACATGGATATGCGAAAGATAAGAAAGCCTCAACCAGTTGGCCAGTATGAAAAGCCAGAGCAGAGGACACTGAAGGAGATTCTTGACACCATGCATTTTACAGGACTTATGAAAAGCAAATCTGTTAAAGAGTTCAATTCTTACCCGCATTATTCCAGTGATTCCCCTACAAAGCAGAGATTGAGTAGCAATACCCCACCTATTGTACTCATCAAACCTCTACGTGGTCAATTCCATGAAGCAGGAGAGCCTTTTGCACCAGTCTTTGAGGAAAAGGATGtccaaaacacaaaaatgCTAAGAAAACTGAAAGTAAAAGAGGATTTTCTGTCCGAAACAGCTGATCCGAAAGAAAAAGTTTCAATGCCTGGCAAAATGAATAGAAATGCAGACACAGAAGAGAGTTCAATCAAGAGGTTTAGCAAGGAAGAAGAAGCGAAGGAAAGGAAGAAAGTAGCTGAGAAACCAGAAGAAGTCAAGATCAAAGAAAAGGGTGGTAACAAGAAGAATGTTTCTGTTCATGTTACTCACCAGTCACCGAAAAAAGAGGTAATAGAGAAGAAAGCTGGTAAGAATTCAAAGACAGTAGTCACAATCAGGAAGTCGATAAAAAAGGAGATTGAGAAATCTAAAAGTGTGTCAAGGACTCAAGATCAGACCAAGGCATCTGCAAAAAAGGTCAGAAAGCCTGATAATGGATCAAATGTTACAAAGAATCGCACTCACCAGCAACAAAACAGTACCCAGAATACCATGTCAAATCACACGAAACAAACTATAAATCATACTGGTTCAGCAGCACATATTTTGAGTGATCGGGAAAGGAACCTAATAAAGAGGGAAAAGCGAGCTGATGAGCCTACAGCAGCTAAATTAGAG ACAGAGAATGTAGGGTgcaaagaagatgaaaagagGGTGGATTTTGCAAGTGATGTTGACTCTGgtccaattaaaaataatgatagaaGTGCTGATCAACCACAGGCAGAGCAAGAAATAGACTCCTCTGAGTTGCAGATTGGAG AACCTTGCAGTACCAGCCAGACTTCTCTTTCTGATGATGCTATCCTGCTGACACCCAAATGGGTGACCGGTGAAGAAGTTGATGAGGAGTGCAAAAGTTTGAAGGGTGGAATTGATCTGAAATTGTTGCTTTCAACCCATCCAGCATTTCTCAGTCAAGCAGAAGTGCTTTTTGATCTCAATGTTAACTGTCCCACCAGTTTACAAACATCAAGGATCGATGATTTTGTTGGTACTGACGAGACACTCTACGTGGATTGTGCAAATGAACTCATTAAGCGAATGAGCCTTCCAGATTCAAAAATGGTTCACCCTCTGTTATTAAACTGGCTGAAAAATCCAAGAATCTGCATCTCATTAGACCAGCTGTTGGCGGAAGTATACAATGGAGTCGAGATTCTGAAAAGCTTCAGTAAACTTTCTGGCGAGAACCTTTCTGCCGATAGTCTTTATGCAATATTGGAGAAAGATATAAGCTGCAAAGCAGTAGTGAGTGGGGTGTGGGATTTGGGTTGGAGGAATGGATTTTCAGCACACAACTCCGAACAAGTTGTGATTGACATAGAGAAGCAACTCTTCAGTAGGTtgattgatgaaatttttacATAA